A window of the Bos indicus x Bos taurus breed Angus x Brahman F1 hybrid chromosome X, Bos_hybrid_MaternalHap_v2.0, whole genome shotgun sequence genome harbors these coding sequences:
- the IGBP1 gene encoding immunoglobulin-binding protein 1 isoform X2, protein MAAAEDELLLPRLPELFETSKQLLDEVEIATEPTGSRIIQDKVFKGLDLLKKAAEMLSQLELFSQNEDLEEIASTDLKYLMVPAFQGAFALKQVNPSKRLDHLQWAREHFLNYLTQCQYYHVAEFELPKTKTNSAENNTANSSMAYPSIVAMASHRQAKIERYKQKKEVEHRLSALKSAVESGQADDEHVREYYLLHLRRWIGISLEEIESIDQEIKILREKDSAKEASTSQSSRQDRPPMKPFVLTRDMAQAKVFGAGYPSLASMTVNDWYEQHRKFGALPDQGIAKTTSGKGRSS, encoded by the exons ATGGCAGCAGCCGAAGACGAGTTACTGTTACCGCGGCTCCCCGAGCTGTTCGAAACCAGCAAGCAGCTTTTGGACGAAGTGGAAATCGCAACTGAACCCACCGGCTCCCGAATAATCCAAGATAAAGTGTTCAAGGGACTGGATCTCCTGAAGAAGGCTGCAGAAATGTTGTCGCAGCTCGAGTTGTTCAG ccaaaatgaaGATTTGGAGGAGATCGCGTCCACCGACCTGAAGTACCTGATGGTGCCAGCATTTCAAGGAGCGTTCGCCCTGAAACAAGTCAATCCCAGCAAGCGTCTAGATCATTTGCAGTGGGCTCGAGAACACTTTTTAAACTACCTAACGCAGTGCCAGTACTATCATGTGGCAGAGTTTGAGCTGCCCAAAACCAAGACCAACTCAGCTGAAAATAACACTGCTAATTCCTCCATGGCCTATCCTAGCATCGTTGCTATGGCATCTCACAGACAGGCTAAAATAGAGAG ATACAAGCAGAAGAAGGAGGTGGAGCATAGGTTGTCTGCACTGAAATCTGCTGTGGAAAGTGGTCAAGCAGATGATGAGCATGTTCGTGAATATTACCTCCTTCACCTTCGAAGGTGGATTGGTATCAGCTTAGAAGAGATTGAGAGCATTGACCAGGAGATAAAGATCTTGAGAGAAAAAGACTCCGCAAAAGAG gCATCAACTTCTCAGTCATCTCGTCAGGACAGGCCTCCAATGAAACCGTTTGTTCTCACTCGGGACATGGCCCAAGCCAA AGTATTTGGAGCTGGTTATCCAAGTCTGGCATCTATGACAGTGAATGACTGGTATGAACAGCATCGGAAATTTGGAGCATTACCAGATCAGGGAATAGCCAAGACAACGTCAG GTAAGGGAAGATCATCATAA